The following nucleotide sequence is from Xiphophorus maculatus strain JP 163 A chromosome 22, X_maculatus-5.0-male, whole genome shotgun sequence.
GAAtcccagttttattttaaatctctaaaatatattaaaacatgtGAAGAGCTGTGAAATATTAATCTAATCATCCATTAATGCCTGTTAATTCTAAAACATGAACTTccttgtttttggtgtttttagttttacttcatGTTCATTAAATGACATAGACTGTTATTTATAGATTTGCACATTGCCATGCtagtttggaaatgttttggtaaataaagtttaaaaaaataaaaagtgggaTCAAATCCTGGGTGTAAAGGAGATGTtgatgaggtcagaggtcaaaccgGGTTAGAACCCGACCGAAACCGCAGCTGGAAGTCATCTGACCGCAGGGATCAAACCAAAACTGCAGACTGGACCCAAACGGTTCCGCCGGTCCAAAAGCTCGGAGGGATTCATCTCCTCTCAGAGCAGCTGTGACTCTGTGCGTCATGACGTCAGCGACAGAGCGTCAGCTGCCCTGCTTCTGGCGTGCAGCGTTCAGAATAAAGCGCCTCTCTGTCAGCTGTTCTGGGTCTCGGGTCCGGACGAACTTCCAGGGGTTCCGAGTCCAGGTGAGTCAGTCCGTTCGGAACCGCTCCAGGTAAACGCGTCACGTGATCCCAGCTGGTTCTGATTAGCGGTTCTGACGTGTTTCTGTCCGCAATCAGGAGTCGTTTTCATGCAGTTCGTTTTTTCCGAACCGGGTCGGTTCTGGTCTGAGCTGCGGATCCAAAAACTCAAGTTGGAGTAGCAACAAGACCAAAACAAGAGTCAAACGTTTCCACCaagaaagtatttggtaaaacggGGACCCAAGTCCTGAGACTAACGCATCAGAACTTccatcatttaatattttacatgacgtcatCAAAGATCGACCGAATacaaagttatgtggaaatgttggGAATCATTTtctccaaatcagtttctttcaatataaaacttatgaaacgaAGCAGAATTTTGGGTTAAAACATTTAGTTCTTCGTCCAGTGAGCAGCAGAAAATCCACAAACTTTATTCAGTTGAGAGTAAAAGTAATTCACTATAACATGACGCAAGTAAAGGTGTCTGgtagtgtagtaaaaatactcaagtaaatgtaacacaataacggttctggttctggttgagcagttggttctactggtttcactggttttatttatttatttcagcaccACCAGGTTATAACACAAAGCTTACAGTAGGGATGGatattaaatcaataaatatggtgatagacacgtgatcaatTTTAGATCAGAGGAAGATCAGGTATAGATCTGTGATTGATCAGGTATTGATCTGTGATTTATTGGAGGTTTGATGTGAGGAAAGGTTCATCATATCTGGAGACCAGAGACGGAGACGACCGAGTCCACTGACTGAAGCTAACGGTCTGAGCTAGCGCTGAAGCTACATTCAGACTAACAGCATCAGAGTCAATGTGAAGGCTAAAGTTTCCGCCATGAAGATTTGATCAGGATTTACCAATAAATCAGATCAATTTGATCCAATAGGATGAGGGAGGGAAGAACTGCAGCCGCTAATGGAGTTAATTATTACACCTGAATCAAAGATGGCCGCTCCTCGCTCTGACGaatgtaaaaactgaaataattagaATCTGTTCCTGCAGCTGCCAGAATAAATCAATCTGAATCAGAACTCTGAACTTTATGTGTAGTCCGGACcggactggttctggttctgctgacgGCCATGTTGTTTCAGTCAGGATGTCGACGACGTCTCAGAAACACCGCAACTTTGTATCGGAGCCGATGGCGGACAAACCGGTCACGGCGCTGGCCGGGATCGGAGACAGACTGGGCCACAGCCTGATGGAGCAGGGCTACGATAAGGTAGAACCCGACAGAACCGCAGAACCGCTCCAGCCCCCAGGGGGCGCTGCCGCTCCAACAGGCACTGCGCATGAACCTTTTGCTTAAAATGTGAAGGCTTGACCCGGTTTGAcccctggttctggttctgaaccatCAGTGCCTGCAGggatcagaaccaggactgCATCAGGTCCAAATGGGTCAGCCCTGAGCTGAACCTCTGAcccgacccggttctgtttCCAGGCCTACGTGGTTCTGGGTCAGTTCCTGCTGCTGAGGAAAGACACGGAGCTGTTCTGCTATTGGCTGAAGGACGTCACGGCAGCCAATAGCAAGCAGGCTGATGACTGCGCCCAGTGCCTGAAGGAGTGGTGCGACGCCTTCCTGTGAGGACGCCCCGCCCCTCCAGAGGCCCCGCCCCTCCAGAGGCCCCGCCCCTCCAGTTCCCACCCTGCGTTGCTGTTCTGAGCTGCCAGATTTTCTCCTCTTTATTCTGTAAAAGTTTGTCATtaaatctttttgcccagatgTTTGTCTGATTCCTAATGAAGGTCGCCGTTCGTCTGAGCTGCAGGTTCAGCAGGTGAGGGGATCCCTGACAGGTTTGGATCAGAGTTCTGGTCCAAAGTTTCCGAACCGTCTGGAGGTAAGGAGCCTCAGAACGGACTGAAGGTTCTGGAGCTCCTCCTTCGGCCCCAGAACcttctagatcaggggtctccCAGTCCCGTCCTCACGGGCTGCCATGCTGCAACTTCTGCTCCAAGACGGCTGAATTCCCTCAGCGGGGTCCATTTAGCTCTGCAATGGGCCGGTACCGGTACCGAGCCGTTGGTCTGGTCCAGATGTGttgagcagagctgcaggacggtagcccttgaggactggactggGAGACCCCGGATGTCAGCAGAAGGTCCAGAATCTGACAGCAGGGAGCTAAGCTAGCATCAAAACTAGCATTAATGCTAGCATCAAAagtgttagcttagcattaaaGCTAAGCTAACTCCATCAGAGTCAGCATGACGTTAAAATCTCCCGATATCGATCTGatcaatatttaccaataaatCAGATCTAAACTTCAGTGAGAAACTAAGCAGActgcaggggtcaaagttcacagctttattcacaaagaaaaccccaaaaaaccagaaccagtccaAGAGTCCAATTAGTACCGTTCAGAACCAGACCTGGTCCTGTCCTGTCTGCAGACCCGTCGGTACCGCTCAgcggttctggtccagaaccgACCCAGAAAGTGAGGTCATAGGTCACAGCTTCTGTTCGTCTCCATGGCGCCTTGATGATccagctgcaggtcagaggtcgccTGGATGTGTAGAgcccttcagaataaaagcatcaGTGTCTCCTGAGGGCCTCCAGGTGCTGGAAGGCGGCGCCGAGGGCCCAGCTGGCCTCCACCTGGCGGACGGTCCGGGCCAGCTGCAGAACCAGAGCACAGGACGGGTCGGttccgggtcagaaccgggtcagagtGTTCTGGAGGTCCGTACTCACCCTGAGCTGCTTGTGGGCCGGGAAGCCGAGCTCCTGCAGCAGAACCGAGATGTAGACCAGGTCCAGACACAGAAACGGGTTCTGGAGGTCCGGCGGGCCGCGGCACACTGGAGACAgccgaccaatcagagacaggcaGCGGGTCACATAACTTCCTGGAGGCTTTTTATATGAAGTGATGTAGTTTAACAAATTCATCTGGtgttttggaaaatgtgtttctgtatttaataacagataaaaatgttttttccattcGATATAAAAAAGGTTTGGCAGAGTCAGCTGGGTTAGCAAAACCTAATGAACgacagcaaacattttaatataaagaaatgtttaacattCTGTAAAAATCTGCTCTGgaagaacctccaggttctggttctgctggacccGACTCCTAATTCTGATGAAGTTAACAGCAGGGTGTGGAAGCTGCAGCCAGGGGGCGCCCTCTCACCTCTCTCCGCAGCCTGGCCGTAGTCCGACACTCTGATGGTTCCGCCCGCCGCCTcatctgcagaaccagaaccagaacgtGAGAAACCAGCACtgaggttctgatccaaacagaaccagaacccgtcTCATCCTGGGTCTGCAGGAGGTCCGGTCCTCTCCGGCCTGACCTCTGTGTGCCAACTTAGAtctgctcctcctgtctgttgtcctgaccaatcagagcgcaGCGTGCTGTAACCAGGGGAAACGGCTCTGAGTCAGGTAAGACTGATCAGGACCAACCAGGTGAAACGATCCGACCGATTCTGGAGGGTTTTAATCCTGGAAGCTGATTGGCcagaagcagccaatcagcagccagTTTAACCAGTCAGTGTGTTGCTGCTTTACCAGTTTTCAAATATACccagaaaatattaaatccCTCAGCTGGTATCGACAGGGTTTAATATACTCTaaatttgcagattttatattgaaaatgttgattttcattttgtcaaatgcaatAATAAGTTTATGAGAAGAAGCTGCTTATCCAGTTATTGTGCCACTAAAAGGGAGTAGAGACTGTAACCattgaaatatttatctttttccaaaataaaagaaatgcagtttaaaatgataaacaaaatgtatCCAACTAATAACTTCCTGAGGTTTACAATGGATTTGGATAAATGTGAACTGTAAAAAAGCAACTAAAGATTTAGATCATCTGTTTTTCACATGTGAAATTCTTCACCAGTTCATCTGCAGCCACGGTTCACAAGAGTTTAATCAATGACCAAATCATTGATTATtgtataaataatgttttattagcCAAATGTCACTTCTTTAGAACTATTCCTACTTTTATACAGTGTTAGAATgagttacatttgttttataatctttgtttgttgaagctgaaaaatgctttgaagttgatcttttttcaaactttcatgTTTCGCcctgttttatgtatttacttgtttttctctAAGTTGTTTATTCGTGTTGCCCTGCTAAAGTGTTTAAGTTgcctgttctgtttttgttctcttgGCCTTTATGTGTTTACTGTGAATTCATAATGTAAACATTATGGTGCCTTAATCGGTTGATTGtatatgtttatataaataacgataataaaaaaagttttgccaGTTTCCTTCCAAGCTAAGCAAAATGTAGCGATGGATGCTAAGATGCTAACCCTAGCAAACCGCTCAGAAACAATATGGAAACCAACACTAAATCAGATCCATCGCTGCAAACTGATGGATCAATAATCAATGATCAATAATCCAAACAGTTATTGATTTCTAATCACTGATTTCTCTAACTGTTTCATCAGCTGCTCCACTGAACACAGACTGATTACTTAGCTGGAGCTAAATCAGAGCTCTGGACTCTTCGAACCTGACCAGGACGTTATGGCGATAACAGACAGTTAGATCTAAATGTAGCTTGATTAGCAGACATCACTAGCCGAGCCAGAGCCACTGCTGCTCTCCGTACCGATGGCCTGGAGGTCGACGGCGCGGTCGTAGTAGAAGGAGAAGGCGTAGAAGTCGACGTCCGCCGCCTCAGGCGCCGCGCTCAGCTTCCTGTACAGAACCTTCTGGACTTTGTTCAGGCACGCCTCGTAAACCGGCTCCCCTGGAAACGGAGACAGCACTCAGGTTCCTACCCGTTGCATGCTGGGAAATCTCACAGACCAATCAGATGCCTCTACCTTCCTTCTGGCCCTTCAGGGTGTAGATGACGTCAGCGTGTTCCCAGCTTCCCGAGAACTCTGGAGCAAGGCAGGGGCTGACCCGCTcagtgctgccccctgctgcAGGAACACAGAAACACATGCTAGCCTTTAGCTACAGGAAGCACTGCCAggcacttcctgcttcctgttccAGCCTGAAAACACACCCAGGAACAGGAAGTCAAACAGGAAACACACagaaccaggttctggttcaaCATGGTTCATTTCAACACCCAGtttacagaaccagaaccggaccgaTAAACACATCATGACTTAAGgccaggtcaaaggtcagatacTTACAGGGGGAAACGTCCACGCCTCCAAGGACAGCGAGCCGAGCCGACATCAGACCCAGACCCAGATAGctgcagacagacaggaagtcaCTGACCGACGGGTCCAATGGGTCACATGACTGACAtgtagagggtgtgtgtgtgtgtgtgtgtgtgtgtgtgtgtgtgtgcgcatttgtttctaataccttgtgggaaccattttcctgacatatactacgttgtgggtACCCGCTGCTCCTAGTGGGACCGAAGCCTGGGCCCCACAAGGGGAAaggctgtttttgggtcaggggtcagatttagaactaaggtgtgaattgagttttggttggtTAGGATTAGGATTAGGATTAGgattaggctgtagaaatgaatggaagtcaatggaaagtccccataAAGACAGCCACGCAAATGTGTGTGTACCTGTGTGTGtagacggtgtgtgtgtgttgacgGTGTGTGTACCTGTGTGTGAATACGGTGTGTGTACCTGTGTGTGTAGACGGTGTGTGTACCTGTGTGTGTAGACGGTGTGTGTACCTGTGTGTGTAGACGGTGTGTGTACCTGTGTGTGTAGACAGTGTGTGTACCTGTGTGTGAAGACGGTGTGTGTACCTGTGTGTGTAGACAGTGTGTGTAGACGGTGTGTGTAGACGGTGTGTGTACCTGTGTGTGTAGACGGTGTGTGTACCTGTGTGTGTAGACGGTGTGTGTACCTGTGTGTGTAGACGGTGTGTGTACCTGTGTGTGTAGACGGTGTGTGTACCTGTGTGTGAAGACGGTGTGTGTACCTGTGTGTGTAGACGGTGTGTGTACCTGTGTGTGTAGACGGTGTGTGTACCTGTGTGTGTAGACGGTGTGTGTACCTGTGTGTGTAGACGGTGTGTGTACCTGTGTGTGTAGACGGTGTGTGTACCTGTGTGTGTAGACGGTGTGTGCGCGGTTGAACATCTGGAAGGATCTGATGTCATCAATCGCCGACGTCTGGATGGTTTTCTGTAATGAAGAGAGAACAacagattctggttctggttttgggcCTGTGATCAGAACCGAGGTGAACAAAGCGGGCCGGATCAGAACCGTCCTCACCTCATGGCGGGGACTGAAGGTGATCTGGGTCGAGCCGCCGCCGAGGTCCAACATCCCAACGGTGGGCCGGTCCAGACCCTGTAGCCCGCCTGGAACCAGAACACCGCTTTATCAGAACCGGGTTCAGAGCTCCAGATCCCGTGTCTCCCAGGCTCAGTGAAGGCACCACCAGGACCTCTGGCCCGGTTCTCTGCTGGTCCAGAACCCGTTCCGGACGGGTTCTACCTGTCCCCCTCCAGAGAACAGAACCGATCTGGACCAACCGGCCGGGTTCTTCAGAACCACCGGTCCTCCAGGCGTCGGATCGGATcagaacttcctgtttctgctcaCCTGTCAGGAAGTTGATGGTGATCCAGGCTGAGATCCctgaggagagaagaagaaccGAGTCAGGTTCTGAAACCTCACCAGAACCCTTCCAGACTCTTGGTTCTGAAGGAGGCAGAACCCGGTATTGGGTCGGTTCTGGAGTTCTCCTGGAGCATTTGGCTCTCAGCtggaccggaccagaaccaTTCCTCCAGGTTCAGGTGGTTCTGGACGTTCTCACCTCCTGGTCCAGAACCCGACCCAGTGATCCCAGGTTCTGGAATCGGGCCGGTTCTCCAGAACCTAGTccttttaaaatctttcataAGCAGTCCATGTGGGTCAGAACCGGTTTCAGAACCAGGTTCACCATCCATTAGTCTGACGGATTATCTGCTGTCACATGGCTCCTCCAGCACCGGTACCACCGGTACCAGCCCGGATCACCAGGCCCATACGGCCCTCCTAATAAACAATGttcggtccggtccggtccgctAACGGACCTGCTCCAGATCCCAGCAGCCGGTCTGATCTGAAGTCCAGAACGTAAGGCTGAGGTTCTGATAGAACCTGACTGACCCGGTCGGGTCGTGTTGCTTGGAGACGGATCAGTTTTCAGAAGATGCagcagggtcaaaggtcatggcTGAAAGGCTCCGATGGCGACCTGCCTGCTGACCGGGTTCTGGAGAACCTCCACAAGTTCCAGAACCAGCTGATCCGCCCTGGTACCGATCCGGTTCTGGAGCGGACGTACCTTCGTCGGTTCCGTCCATGATGGACACGCTGTCCTCCGTGGACAGGAAGGGAGACTCCTGGAACAGCGCCCTCACCTGGACAACGagagaaccgggtcagaaccagaaccagcagaacggGTCACAGCTGCTTTACTGGGACCAGAACCGCTGGACGGGTTCCCACCATCAGAACCGAACATCGTTCTACCAGAACCTCACAGCCAAAGCTTCCGGGTCAAACAGAACCAGCTCAGAagcagaactgggtcagaacctcaCCCGATCCAGCAGCTGCTCGGCCCGGTCTCCAGGCAGCAGCCTCAGGCCGGCCGTGgccttcagaaccacgggggtTCTGGTCCACTGGGACGGGGGGACGACGGAGCGGGCCAGGTCCAACAGCGCCACGATGCCGGCGGAGCACTGCAGAGACGAGACCACACATCaccgatcagaaccagaaccggacccgGGTTTACCCGGTTTCCCCTCTGACCTTCTGGGGGTCGTCGGCGTACGTGGAGAGGCCCGGTTCTATGGCCCGGAACGTCTCCCGGTCCAGACTGGGAGACCCTGAGGAGGAGGAACAAACCCAGTTCAgcacgaccagaaccagaacctcagtCTGTCCCAATTAACAGCAGTTAGAACcttcagaaccaccagaacccgGTACCTGGGTTCCCCATCTGGAACCGGAACACGTGGACTCTGGTCCCAGTGCTCCCAGCATCAAACATGACTTCGTACTGGAATCCGTCTCCTTCAGAGGAACCGGGCCGGTCCGGTTCGGTTCTGTGTGAGGCGGGTCGGTGCGGCGGCGGCTGGTaggatgatgaggaggagaaCCGCTGGAGGAagaggaccaggaccagaaccagaaccaggaggaggaacagggcggccatcttgaatcGCATTCTGGAACCACACAGAACCTTCAACAAGAGCAGAACCCGACCCGGTACCACAGACCTGTCATCAGCTGGTACCAcgtctctggttctggttctacttcGACGGGAACCGGTCCCACAACCTCTTAACCAGACCGGTCTCCTGCTGAACCTGGACGGTTCTGCTCAGGACCAGTTTAATCAGTCTgatgacccggttctggttcagcTCCAGgttttgggtcagaaccaccaGCTCAGcccccagcatgatgctgccaccaccggaACAGAACCGATCCGGACTCTGAAAGGTTCTGCTTTGGTTTCATCCGACCCGGTTCTGGGTTGACATGTCCTCCAGGAGGTTCTGGCTCAGTTTATCTGATCTGTTTGGTTCTGAACGGAtcggtccagaaccagaaccagatgacTGAGACTTCTGAACGGAACCTTTATGGACCTGTAATCAGATGGTTCTAAGCCTGAAGCTTTATGATGAACCGAACCGGGTCtggcagcagaaccagaacctcctgaCCATTAGAAAGAGGGAAGCAGAACTCACTTGGTTCCGAAGGTTGAGTTCGAGCCCAGGTTCCGACTCggttctgatgatgatgatgatggcgtGCCGAACCGGGTCAGCTCAGACTGAAGCCGGTTGGTCTTCAGGTTCCGTTCAAATAACCCAACATGACCCAGAAGAACTCTCCGAACCGGACAGTTcctgaaccgaaccgaaccgaaccgaaccagTCAGCTGCTCCAGGTCAGCTGGACTCCAGCAGAACCTACCGGTACCGACCCGGCCAAGTTCCGGATAAACTACATCCTCTGTTTACAACCGGCGCGCAATGATGACGTCAGGCCACGCACGGTGACGTGAACGGTTATACGTCACTAATCAGATGCttttttgaaacattatttttatttgaattttataggaaccatttattaatttgttacaTTATTAATAGAGATTTAattcacaaatgtaaatatgaatatatttaatatgaataaacatgatttaaatatttaggttacAAATAAACAACCAGATAAAATCCATCAGAAACTAATTACATTTCCACACCAacaattttctttaatgttatTTACCAGGGTCACAtatattaattttcaaaaatgagttttgaatatttaacaaatgAAGACCAAACCTGCTCAAATTTTTCTTGCTTCtcttttgattatttgattttattttattctatatatgtttttacaagcatttagtttttattcaggTTTCCTGAGTGAATATGAGTCAAATATTAAACCAAATGACACAacagacaataaaataataaagcctAATAAACTGAACAGCTGGAATTATTGTACAGAGTTTTAATCGGTCCAGTCAAAACTTtaaccggaccggaccggaccggaccggaccggaccggaccggagtCTTCCAGGCATTTTCTCAGCGTTGAACTGAAGtgaaatttattttaggaaaCATCAAAGGTTGGAGGAAATTTTCAGAAATGTACATTTGAGtaggtaaaataataatcaggTTATTAActataaatttaatttagttgtaaGTTAAAGTTGGAATATTTAGATTGTTGGTCAGAATCAACAACCTAAAAACCTCCAAAATTTAGATGTAAAACTTcaagaaaagaataaatgttgCAAAGTTTCTCCTTCAGATtgacagaaatacaaacaatataATATGTTTGTCAATATTAATGTTAGTATTTTTTACATATCAGTGACGTGTTGAGAGGCTCTGATgtcataatcagatttacaaataaaacctgCATGTTATCGTTTACATGAGGAgacatttttcttcaacaagTCATCCAGAGCAACAAGTCATCTGCGCTGCTGCTGTATAATAACTGTTAACTCAAACAGACATGAAGATATtatgaaggaaaaactgttaaTAACTCAAACCTCGTCTTTCTCTGTATCACAGCAGCTGCTGAGAACTGATGATGTTTTCTTCTCCGTCTTTTCCCCAGGCGGTGCACCAGGTCCTCCATGTCCTCCAGGTCCTCCATGTCCTCCATGGTGTCCTCCAGGTCCTCAGGTCCTCCATGTCCTCTGTGTCCTCCAGGTCCTCCATGTCCTCCAGGTCCTCCATGTCCTCTGTGTCCTCCAGGTCCTCCGTGTCCTCCAGGTCCTCCATGTCCTCCAGGTCCTCAGCTCTGGTATCTTCACTGAGTTTTTCCTTCAAGTCTTTTTCTCAGAcgttccattttctttttatcgattttctccttcagctccacattttcactgtttaacattttcctCCATCTCTGCCGGCCTGgactgacctttaacctctgaTGAGGTGAATTCAGAGGCCTTGGTGCCGATCGCAGCACAGATATACCAGCATGCTAAGCTATTCCTACTGGTTCTTACTGGTTCCTACTGGTTCTTACTGGTTCCTactggttcctgctggttctcactggttcctgctggttcttactggttcctgctggttcttACTGGTTCCTACTGATTCTTactggttcctgctggttctcactggttcctgctggttcttactggttcctgctggttctcactggttcctgctggttcttactggttcctgctggttctcactggttcctgctggttctcactggttcctgctggttcttactggttcctgctggttcttactggttcctgctggttctcactggttcctGCTGGTTTCTACTGGTTCTTactggttcctgctggttctcactggttcctgctggttcttACTGGTTCCtactggttctcactggttcctgctggttcttactggttcctgctggttctcactggttcctgctggttcttactggttcctgctggttcttactggttcctgctggttctcactggttcctGCTGGTTTCTACTGGTTCTTactggttcctgctggttctcactggttcctgctggttcttACTGGTTCCTACTGGTTCCTACTGGTTCTTACTGGTTCCCGCTGGTTCCCGCTGGTTCCTACTGGTTCTTactggttcctgctggttctcactggttcctgctggttctcactggttcctgctggttctcactggttcctgctggttcttACTGGTTCCTACTGGTTCCTACTGGTTCTTACTGGTTCCCGCTGGTTCCCGCTGGTTCCTACTGGTTCTTactggttcctgctggttctcaCTGGTGAGTGGGCTGCCTCCACACAGCGGTCAGGGTTTCATGGGTTTTCTGGAAACTGACCAGACACATGAAACCAGAAGGAGAGAAACTCCAGTTGAACTAAAAAGCTGAAACTAAAATGATCCAGAATCCCAGGAGTCAAATTTTGCACCAgattaagattaaaaatataataaacaataacCCGGACCTTCAAACCTGCTGGTGGCTCTGCCCCCTCATTGACTCATTAATctacagcagccaatcagatccttGATGTTCTGCTGACAACCTGACGCTCAGCTTCAtcacctccttctcctcctcctcctcgctgtGCCTGTCATGGCCGCCATAAGCCTCTAATGGCTGTTTATCAGTTAATGGCGGCTCTGACCTTAATGGTTCTGtaatctgctgctgcttttcatttcatCACTCTGATGGTTCAGCAGAACAAAAGCTGAGTGGTTCCTAATCGGCCGCAGATTTACACACAGATCACCGAGACGCCGATCAAACGCCGTCTCCATGGCGACGCAAGCAGCTGGGGAACGTCTGGGGAAAGTGGGCTGGGccggttctggtctgcaggCCTCAGCTGGTTGCCTTGGTGACCCACCTGAACTCTGGGAGGAAGACGATCCACTCAAACATCCGACCTGCTGACAGGAAGTGGGTTGGTTCTGTTCATGTGGTTCAGCAGCGAAACCTGCTGGGTTCGGACCGgttcctccagcagaaccacgCAGTGAGCACGCGGCGGTAAGTGGGTCATGTGACCATCAGCAGGATTATTAGGACTAATGGAGGATTTCTGCTGCCATAATTCAGCTTCATAACTGCAGGAAGACGCGGCTGGATTAGACATCTGGACCGAACTTCTGATCCTGATTAGGACGAGAACGATTATCATCTGGAGGAACTGGGCAGGCTGCTGCAGCACCTACTGGCTGCTGCAGCACCAACAtgcctgctgctgcagcaggacaatCTCCTGACTCAGGTCTACTGGAGCATCAAGATCAGAACTGGAACTCTGGTTTAACCTCAACCTGCAGCAACACG
It contains:
- the LOC102220900 gene encoding barrier-to-autointegration factor A-like — its product is MSTTSQKHRNFVSEPMADKPVTALAGIGDRLGHSLMEQGYDKAYVVLGQFLLLRKDTELFCYWLKDVTAANSKQADDCAQCLKEWCDAFL
- the entpd6 gene encoding ectonucleoside triphosphate diphosphohydrolase 6 gives rise to the protein MRFKMAALFLLLVLVLVLVLFLQRFSSSSSYQPPPHRPASHRTEPDRPGSSEGDGFQYEVMFDAGSTGTRVHVFRFQMGNPGSPSLDRETFRAIEPGLSTYADDPQKCSAGIVALLDLARSVVPPSQWTRTPVVLKATAGLRLLPGDRAEQLLDRVRALFQESPFLSTEDSVSIMDGTDEGISAWITINFLTGGLQGLDRPTVGMLDLGGGSTQITFSPRHEKTIQTSAIDDIRSFQMFNRAHTVYTHSYLGLGLMSARLAVLGGVDVSPSGGSTERVSPCLAPEFSGSWEHADVIYTLKGQKEGEPVYEACLNKVQKVLYRKLSAAPEAADVDFYAFSFYYDRAVDLQAIDEAAGGTIRVSDYGQAAERVCRGPPDLQNPFLCLDLVYISVLLQELGFPAHKQLRLARTVRQVEASWALGAAFQHLEALRRH